The stretch of DNA CAGCAATAATAGCTTCTACGTACGGTTGGGCACTAAACAAATGCTCGCGCAAAGCTTCTGCACTACCCGTTACGGCATGCGATAATTTTTCATACTCAGCAAGTGCTTGAATTAAAGAAAACAGCACCGATACATCGTTGGGAGTGGCAGGGCGTAAGTTGAGTTCAGAACTGAGCGCGCGAATAGACACAGTAAATGGATAAAATTTATAAACTATAGAACATTAGGCACAAAGGAGACAATTCTCCCTGATACCCAATGCTTATATTACTTTGTCCTAGCACGACTTGAGTTAGCTAGTAGCTAAATACTCATTGCTTTTAAAATAGCCATCCTCTTAAGCGTTTGGCAATTTGAGGGCGACGTAGCTTGCGCATTGCTTTACTTTGAATTTGGCGGACTCTTTCGCGTGAAAGATTAAAGATACTGCCAACTTCTTCTAAAGTGCACGGTTCACTTGTAATCAAGCCATAGCGAAGCGAGATGACATCTTTCTCTCTGGGGGTTAAAACATCTCCTAAAACGTCCCAAATTTCCTGACGCATCATAGTTTCGCTCATTTGTTGCTCTGGAGATTGGCTGTCTTCGTCTTCTAGCAAATCTACTAATTCTGTATCTTCTTCTTTGCCTACGCGGTGATTTAAAGAAAGTGATTTACGTCGTAGTTGTAGCAATTGACGCAAATGTTCTCCTGAAATTTCCAGGGCTTGCGCAAGTTCTGTTTCTGAAGGATTGCGTTGCAGTTTTTGTTTAAGTTCGCGCTGTGCTTTTTTAAGTTTGTTGAGTTTTTCTACAATATGAATTGGCAGTCGAATTGTTCGAGCATCGTTGGCGATCGCGCGGGTAATTGCTTGCCTAATCCACCAATAAGCATAAGTAGAAAATTTGTATCCTTTATCAGGGTCGAATTTTTCTGCTGCGCGATTTAACCCCATTGCACCTTCTTGAATTAAATCCAAGAAAGGCAAACCTCGGTTTAGATATCGCTTGGCAATTGACACGACTAAACGTAAATTGGAGCGAATCATTTTTCGCTTTGCCACGCGACCTTGATACAATCGATGTTCCAACTGACGCTCAGACATCCCTAATAAAGTTGCTACTTCAGCTTTATTGGGCTGGCGATTTATCTCTGCTTGCAAGCGCTGCTGTATTTCCTCAATTTCTATGATGAACTTGACGCGTCTTGCTAGTTCTACTTCTTCCTCTGGTTTAAGTAAAGGGTAGCGTGCCATTTCTTTGAAAAAAGCACCTACAGCATCGTCAGATTTTGTTTTTTCATAACCTGAAGGTCTTGCCGCAGCTAATTCTTCTTTATCTTCTACTTCTATATTCTGCTCTATTGGCGATAGAGCTGAGGCTACTGCTGCTAAATTTTCTAGAGTTGGTTCTTCTGTATCAGCACTGTTAATATCACTATCTGTTGCTGTTGTTAACAGAGACTCAATTGCGTCTAATTCAGCAATGTTCATACTTAATATTAGGTTCAAAACTGACAAATGATTGGCTTGCTAATCTTGAGAAAGACAATGTTTTTCCTAGAGGAAAAGTATCTACTATCGTTCGTTCATGTTGAATTGTTTTTATCCATTAATTAAACTTTTCCCTCTCTCATTGCTGGTGCTGATTTTAATATTTATATTTTTAACTGTTTTTCCTGGTGGCAAATCTCCTCTATTTAGGTTAACAAATTTATTTCTTTTTGTTTTTTAAAATTAATAAAATTGAGTATTTTTTATAAGTAATAAATTATAAATACTTACAATTCACTTCGAGCCTAAACTTGAATATTTTTATGAAAGTAAAACCAACACCCGTTTCTGGTTAAGATGCGCTACTAGCATGCATACTTAACTTGTAAATCCTCTAGAAATTAAGGAGGAGTTATTATTTTTTCTCTACTCTGAAGTCAGAATCTCACATTCAGCGCTTATTTGTTGTCTACCAATAGGGAGAAAATGCTTGGCAAAATATTTACGCTGTCGGACTGAAAATATGTATACTATCTAACATAAAAACTTTGTATGAAATTTTAGTATATTAGAATACATTTATATAGGAATTGGTAGCTGGGCAAAGTGCTACTGATTGTGCCATCAATACTCAAGCGATCGCCCTTTTAGCTTATCAGTAGAAAATTTTTAATAGATTTAAATTTAAGCGTATGTATCTTCCTGATGTGGAATCCACAGTCGTAGCGGCAGAAGCAAGAGTTCCTTTTCAATTATCCTCGCGTTGGATTGAAGTATTAGTAGACTGCCCAGGAGTACAAGGTATTTATACTTATAGATTACCAGCAGAGTTAGACATACAACCAGGAGATATTTTGAGCGTACCATTTGGTACATCTCAAGTAGGAGCGATCGCGATTCGTTTATTATCACAGCCACCAGTCGATTTAGCTCAAGACAAAATCAAAGAAGTGACAGATATTGTCTGTGCAGGTTTTTTTCCGAGTGGATATTGGCAGTTACTCAATCGGATTGCTGAGTATTACTACACGCCTTTGATGCAAGTGATTCGAGTTGCTTTACCGCCAGGGTTACTCGGGCGATCGCAGCGACGCATTCGGCTAGTTAAAAACACAAATTCTTCTTCACCTCAATTCTTAACTCCCGCCGCGCGACAAATTCTCGAACTATTGCAAGCACAAAGCCAAGGAGATTACAGCTTTACCCACATCCAACGTCATGTCAAAGGCGCGTATCGGGGAGTACGCGAATTATTGCGATCGCACTTGGTAGAAAGTTACTTAGAACCGCCTCGACTGTCTAAACCAAAGCAACAAAAAGCTGTGACTCTCGTAGAAACTGGGTTAGCAAGCGATATCACTTCCCGCCAGCGCGAAATTTTAGAAGTATTGCGACGTCGTGGTG from Chroococcidiopsis sp. TS-821 encodes:
- a CDS encoding RpoD/SigA family RNA polymerase sigma factor; the encoded protein is MNIAELDAIESLLTTATDSDINSADTEEPTLENLAAVASALSPIEQNIEVEDKEELAAARPSGYEKTKSDDAVGAFFKEMARYPLLKPEEEVELARRVKFIIEIEEIQQRLQAEINRQPNKAEVATLLGMSERQLEHRLYQGRVAKRKMIRSNLRLVVSIAKRYLNRGLPFLDLIQEGAMGLNRAAEKFDPDKGYKFSTYAYWWIRQAITRAIANDARTIRLPIHIVEKLNKLKKAQRELKQKLQRNPSETELAQALEISGEHLRQLLQLRRKSLSLNHRVGKEEDTELVDLLEDEDSQSPEQQMSETMMRQEIWDVLGDVLTPREKDVISLRYGLITSEPCTLEEVGSIFNLSRERVRQIQSKAMRKLRRPQIAKRLRGWLF